The proteins below are encoded in one region of Amycolatopsis magusensis:
- a CDS encoding prolyl oligopeptidase family serine peptidase — MKPGDLVEELHGHRVADPFRALEDAGHPSTTTWLAAQQQRAEDLLAGLPGRDEFAGLLRGLVAGPTESPVKTRGGRRFRVGRADAADRWRLQVSDEPDAPWRPAVTPGQLDSGAVVRRWTPSPGGRLLAIQVTTGGSENSTPLSVVDIDSGQAVERSPLTRYSPVEWTGDERAYFYVRRHLGGRGTGVYRHEVGRDPATDLRLIGDDDPMTRYHLRLWHDRWLVVGVRHGTARGARLLCADLAAGPELRPVPLAGSSASGVLIDSAGRLLATSTEDAEFGRLLIAGPERGGWERWRELLPEQPPAVLTAVDLAGGPGAERLVALYTVDGYSRVTVHDAETGALVREAVLPGHGTVSAINPTEDPDVLALSYTDWATALSVWLFDTRTGQVHPADPGSAGLRRRIHVHRTTYRSFDGTEVPLTILDSAQGEDADRPKPTVLTCYGGFGISFRPSFQPDGLTWVLAGGAMAIAAVRGGGDRGRGWHREGAGVNKLTAIRDLEAAADWLVAEGWTEHRGLALLGGSNGGMVVTSAAVRRPAAYAALAVAGAPLDMVRYERWGLGRAWREEYGSAADPVALASLLSYSPYHNVDPARGPFPAVLFSAGSEDSRVDPVHSRKMAALLQSTMDNSGGGPVLLRVVDGGGHVGGGPDADRLAVDMLAFLAEHTGLVPGAGS, encoded by the coding sequence GTGAAACCGGGAGACCTGGTCGAAGAACTGCACGGGCATCGCGTCGCGGACCCGTTCCGCGCGCTCGAGGACGCCGGCCACCCGTCGACCACCACGTGGCTCGCCGCCCAGCAGCAGCGCGCCGAGGACCTGCTGGCCGGGCTGCCCGGCCGCGACGAGTTCGCCGGACTGCTCCGCGGCCTGGTCGCCGGCCCCACCGAATCGCCGGTGAAAACCCGCGGTGGCCGCCGGTTCCGCGTGGGCCGCGCCGACGCCGCCGACCGCTGGCGCCTCCAGGTCAGCGACGAACCCGACGCGCCATGGCGCCCGGCGGTGACTCCGGGACAGCTGGACAGCGGAGCCGTGGTCCGCCGCTGGACCCCGTCGCCCGGCGGACGACTGCTCGCCATCCAGGTGACCACCGGTGGTTCGGAGAACTCGACCCCGCTTTCCGTGGTCGACATCGACAGCGGGCAGGCGGTGGAACGCAGCCCGCTCACCCGCTACAGCCCGGTGGAGTGGACCGGGGACGAGCGCGCGTACTTCTACGTGCGCCGCCACCTCGGCGGCCGGGGCACCGGCGTGTACCGGCACGAGGTCGGCCGTGACCCGGCGACGGACCTGCGGCTGATCGGTGACGACGACCCGATGACCCGCTACCACCTGCGGTTGTGGCACGACCGCTGGCTGGTGGTCGGGGTGCGGCACGGCACCGCACGCGGTGCCCGGCTGCTCTGCGCCGACCTGGCGGCCGGTCCGGAACTGCGGCCGGTACCGCTCGCCGGCTCCTCCGCTTCCGGGGTGCTGATCGACTCGGCGGGCCGCCTGCTGGCCACCTCCACCGAGGACGCCGAGTTCGGCCGCCTGCTCATCGCCGGCCCGGAGCGCGGCGGCTGGGAGCGGTGGCGCGAACTCCTGCCGGAGCAGCCGCCCGCCGTGCTCACCGCGGTGGACCTGGCCGGCGGACCCGGCGCGGAACGGCTGGTCGCCCTGTACACAGTGGACGGATACAGCCGGGTGACCGTGCACGACGCGGAAACCGGTGCGCTGGTGCGGGAAGCCGTGCTCCCCGGGCACGGCACCGTCTCGGCCATCAACCCCACCGAAGACCCGGACGTGCTGGCGCTGAGCTACACCGACTGGGCCACCGCGCTTTCGGTGTGGTTGTTCGACACCCGCACCGGGCAGGTGCACCCGGCCGACCCCGGCTCGGCCGGGCTGCGGCGGCGCATCCACGTGCACCGCACCACCTACCGCTCCTTCGACGGCACCGAAGTCCCGCTGACCATCCTGGACAGCGCGCAGGGCGAGGACGCCGACCGCCCCAAGCCGACCGTGCTCACCTGCTACGGCGGCTTCGGCATCTCGTTCCGCCCCAGCTTCCAGCCGGACGGGCTGACCTGGGTGCTCGCCGGTGGCGCGATGGCCATCGCGGCGGTGCGCGGCGGCGGTGACCGCGGGCGCGGCTGGCACCGCGAAGGCGCCGGGGTCAACAAGCTCACCGCGATCCGGGACCTGGAGGCCGCCGCCGACTGGCTGGTCGCCGAAGGCTGGACCGAGCACCGCGGGCTGGCGCTGCTGGGCGGCAGCAACGGCGGCATGGTGGTGACCAGTGCCGCCGTGCGGCGGCCCGCCGCGTACGCCGCACTGGCCGTCGCGGGCGCCCCGCTGGACATGGTGCGCTACGAACGCTGGGGGCTCGGCCGCGCCTGGCGCGAGGAGTACGGCTCGGCCGCCGACCCGGTGGCGCTGGCGAGCCTGCTCTCGTATTCGCCGTACCACAACGTGGATCCGGCGCGTGGCCCGTTCCCTGCCGTGTTGTTCTCCGCCGGGTCCGAGGACAGCCGGGTCGACCCGGTGCACTCGCGGAAGATGGCCGCGCTCCTCCAGTCCACAATGGACAATTCGGGCGGTGGGCCGGTGTTGCTGCGCGTGGTGGACGGCGGCGGCCACGTCGGCGGCGGCCCGGACGCCGACCGGCTGGCGGTGGACATGCTGGCGTTCCTCGCCGAGCACACCGGCCTGGTCCCGGGAGCGGGGTCCTAG
- a CDS encoding helix-turn-helix transcriptional regulator, producing MPLRDLGFTEEQERAYRSLLGDPYRAAAQLVPEAGSPRSRREALDRLVEFGVARADEAAPSGVSPLDPTVAVGELIERTEDDLHARLRRVGAVRAEVPELAAIYAGRRRDADEPAAGPVTGVEQLDDVRAVRERLAELSFFTRNSVYTVQPVATGDAEAAAASRPLEQRSTRRGLDVRVIYPASALALPSLRAAADEGTAIRFSDQPLERMIILDERVAVVPQDPGGTGRGALVLRQAGLLSGFLRLFHGLWREAAELPGEQADPGPDEQDREVLRLLAEGVTDENAAKTIGVSVRHLRRRVARLMQRLGADSRFEAGAEAVRRGWL from the coding sequence ATGCCACTGCGGGATCTGGGCTTCACCGAGGAGCAGGAGCGGGCGTACCGGTCGCTGCTCGGCGATCCGTACCGCGCCGCCGCCCAACTGGTGCCCGAAGCCGGGAGCCCGCGCTCGCGGCGTGAGGCGCTGGACCGGCTGGTCGAGTTCGGCGTGGCGCGGGCCGACGAGGCCGCGCCGTCCGGGGTGAGCCCGCTGGATCCGACGGTGGCGGTCGGTGAACTGATCGAACGGACCGAGGACGACCTGCACGCGCGGTTGCGGCGGGTCGGCGCGGTCCGCGCGGAGGTCCCCGAGCTGGCCGCCATCTACGCCGGTCGCCGCCGCGACGCCGATGAGCCCGCGGCGGGCCCGGTCACCGGGGTGGAGCAGCTCGACGACGTGCGGGCCGTGCGCGAACGGCTCGCCGAGCTGTCCTTCTTCACCCGGAACTCCGTGTACACGGTGCAGCCCGTGGCCACCGGTGACGCCGAGGCAGCCGCGGCTTCCCGGCCGCTGGAGCAACGCAGCACGCGGCGTGGGCTGGACGTGCGGGTGATCTACCCGGCCTCCGCGCTGGCGCTGCCTTCGCTACGGGCCGCGGCGGACGAAGGCACCGCGATCCGGTTCAGCGACCAGCCGCTGGAGCGCATGATCATCCTGGACGAGCGGGTCGCCGTGGTGCCGCAGGACCCCGGCGGCACCGGCCGTGGCGCGCTGGTGCTGCGCCAGGCCGGGTTGCTCAGCGGCTTCCTGCGGTTGTTCCACGGCCTCTGGCGCGAGGCCGCCGAACTCCCCGGCGAGCAGGCCGACCCGGGACCGGACGAGCAGGACCGCGAGGTGCTGCGGCTGCTCGCCGAAGGCGTCACCGACGAGAACGCCGCGAAGACGATCGGGGTGTCCGTCCGGCACCTGCGCCGCCGGGTCGCCCGGCTGATGCAGCGGCTCGGCGCGGACAGCCGCTTCGAAGCCGGCGCCGAGGCAGTACGCCGCGGCTGGCTCTGA
- a CDS encoding type 2 lanthipeptide synthetase LanM family protein — MSNPTESPVATAPPSGGWWTAALSTAEHGSTRPGWAELVEEVLAVAPDRGAFREVPPDAAPEEHLVAPLMPFLDRVQARFGGRLADAVWLDVRTWLGGKLARIAARALVTELHQGGPWAGETSHERFAEFVRQTGGRLPELFRRYPVLARLLAETCVHTVDAVTELLDRLAADREALVADLFGTDPGALTGLTLGAGDLHSGGRSVAVLRFADGTRLVYKPRPLGLQARFGELLDWFATVLPELAPRGVRVVTGDGYGWAEFVDHAPCATPAEVDRFHRRQGALLALLYVLDATDMHYENLVAAGDQPVLVDVETLFHPGWTPRTSAGPDPALSALNASVMRTALLPRLLLGEHGSLDVSGAGGQSGVDYPTDVPVWLAAGTDRMRLVPGRVPMTGARNRPVLRGVAADLLDHREALLAGFRTGYDVLSERAEELSAEHGPLARFAGEEIRLVVRDTRAYSLLLAESTHPRHLADGAAREAAFADLAVDTGHDHLPQLIPGELTELFSGDIPLFTARVGSRDVRSGSGAVLPGLLRRSGLEAVRDKLARLGAVDRREQEWLVEATLATRLRSTGHLPAAPLGDPVAGVVPDQPHLLALACGIGDELVARSRQDGDRANWLGLELVDGRYWSVLPMGAGLAEGYCGTALFLAQLGAITGVSRYSDLARRAVHGLPALLGVLVRYPELAREVGSGGFFGLGGISYAVARLATLLDDDVLRESLPTAVTATRLADDAGRPGIGDGTDGALVAMLAVHAETGLSLAADVAAELAGRLSSRPEPEGAGFLWGGAGTALTRPAGASPGSPAGIGWCSGAAGVALSRPAGDPGADAFVAAAAARRVSGDHSLCHGELGVLDVLVELAAAGHERAAATLTRDSAHVLGAIERYGPRCGTPDAVPTPGLLTGIAGIGYGLLRLGFTTEVPSVLLLRPGTPRSH; from the coding sequence GTGAGCAACCCGACCGAGAGCCCCGTGGCCACCGCCCCGCCGTCCGGCGGCTGGTGGACGGCCGCGCTCTCCACCGCCGAGCACGGGTCCACGCGGCCCGGGTGGGCGGAACTGGTGGAGGAGGTGCTCGCGGTGGCCCCGGACCGCGGGGCGTTCCGGGAGGTCCCGCCGGACGCCGCACCCGAGGAGCACCTGGTGGCTCCCTTGATGCCGTTCCTGGACCGGGTCCAGGCGCGCTTCGGCGGGCGGCTGGCCGACGCGGTGTGGCTGGACGTGCGGACCTGGCTCGGCGGCAAGCTGGCGCGCATCGCCGCCCGGGCGCTGGTCACCGAACTGCACCAGGGTGGACCGTGGGCGGGGGAGACCTCGCACGAGCGGTTCGCCGAGTTCGTCCGGCAGACCGGCGGGCGGCTGCCCGAGCTGTTCCGGCGCTACCCGGTGCTGGCCCGGCTGCTCGCCGAAACCTGCGTGCACACGGTGGACGCGGTCACCGAACTGCTCGACCGCCTCGCCGCCGACCGCGAAGCGCTGGTCGCGGACCTCTTCGGCACCGACCCCGGTGCGCTCACCGGCCTGACCCTGGGTGCGGGTGACCTGCACTCCGGCGGTCGTTCGGTGGCCGTGCTGCGGTTCGCCGACGGCACCCGGCTGGTCTACAAACCGCGCCCGCTCGGCCTGCAGGCGCGCTTCGGCGAACTGCTGGACTGGTTCGCCACGGTGCTGCCCGAGCTGGCCCCGCGCGGGGTCCGGGTGGTGACGGGCGACGGGTACGGCTGGGCCGAGTTCGTCGACCACGCGCCGTGCGCCACCCCCGCCGAGGTCGACCGGTTCCACCGCCGCCAGGGCGCCCTGCTCGCCCTGCTGTACGTGCTGGACGCGACCGACATGCACTACGAGAACCTCGTCGCCGCCGGGGACCAGCCGGTGCTGGTGGACGTCGAGACCCTCTTCCACCCCGGGTGGACCCCGCGGACCAGCGCCGGGCCCGACCCGGCGCTGTCCGCGCTGAACGCCTCGGTGATGCGGACCGCCCTGCTGCCCAGACTGCTGCTGGGTGAGCACGGTTCGCTCGACGTTTCCGGCGCCGGCGGGCAGTCCGGGGTGGACTACCCGACCGACGTGCCGGTCTGGCTGGCGGCCGGCACGGACCGGATGCGCCTGGTGCCCGGCCGGGTCCCGATGACCGGCGCCCGCAACCGCCCGGTGCTGCGGGGAGTGGCGGCCGACCTGCTGGACCACCGGGAGGCGCTGCTCGCCGGGTTCCGCACCGGCTACGACGTGCTGTCCGAGCGAGCCGAGGAGCTGTCCGCCGAGCACGGGCCCCTGGCCCGCTTCGCCGGCGAGGAGATCCGGCTGGTCGTGCGGGACACCCGGGCCTACAGCCTGCTGCTCGCCGAGTCCACCCACCCGCGGCACCTCGCCGACGGCGCCGCCCGCGAGGCCGCGTTCGCCGACCTCGCCGTCGACACCGGGCACGACCACCTGCCGCAGCTGATCCCGGGTGAGCTGACCGAGCTGTTCTCCGGCGACATCCCGTTGTTCACCGCACGGGTCGGCTCGCGCGACGTGCGCTCCGGCAGCGGCGCGGTGCTGCCCGGCCTGCTGCGGCGCAGCGGGCTGGAAGCGGTGCGGGACAAGCTCGCCCGCCTCGGCGCGGTGGACCGGCGAGAACAGGAGTGGCTGGTGGAAGCGACCCTCGCCACGCGACTGCGGTCCACCGGGCACCTCCCGGCCGCACCACTGGGCGACCCCGTCGCGGGCGTGGTGCCGGACCAGCCGCACCTGCTGGCGCTGGCCTGCGGCATCGGGGACGAACTGGTCGCGCGGTCCCGGCAGGACGGCGACCGGGCCAACTGGCTCGGCCTGGAACTGGTCGACGGCCGGTACTGGTCCGTGCTGCCGATGGGTGCCGGGCTGGCCGAGGGCTACTGCGGCACCGCGCTCTTCCTGGCCCAGCTCGGGGCGATCACCGGGGTCTCCCGCTACTCGGACCTGGCGCGCCGGGCGGTGCACGGGCTTCCCGCGTTGCTGGGCGTGCTGGTCCGCTACCCGGAGCTGGCCAGGGAGGTCGGCTCGGGCGGGTTCTTCGGGCTCGGCGGCATCTCCTACGCCGTGGCCAGGTTGGCCACGCTGCTCGACGACGACGTGCTCCGCGAGTCCCTGCCCACCGCGGTGACCGCCACCCGCCTCGCCGACGACGCAGGTCGCCCGGGCATCGGCGACGGCACGGACGGCGCACTGGTCGCCATGCTCGCCGTGCACGCCGAGACCGGGCTCTCGCTCGCTGCCGACGTGGCCGCCGAACTCGCCGGACGGCTGAGCTCGCGCCCCGAGCCCGAAGGCGCCGGATTCCTGTGGGGTGGCGCGGGCACCGCGCTGACCCGCCCGGCCGGGGCGTCGCCGGGCAGTCCGGCGGGCATCGGCTGGTGCTCCGGGGCCGCGGGGGTGGCGTTGTCCCGCCCGGCCGGTGACCCCGGGGCCGACGCCTTCGTCGCCGCCGCGGCCGCTCGCCGCGTCTCCGGCGACCACTCGCTCTGCCACGGTGAACTGGGTGTGCTGGACGTGCTCGTGGAACTCGCCGCCGCCGGGCACGAGCGGGCCGCGGCCACGCTCACCCGCGACAGCGCCCACGTGCTCGGGGCCATCGAGCGGTACGGGCCGCGGTGCGGCACCCCGGACGCCGTGCCCACCCCGGGCCTGCTGACCGGCATCGCCGGGATCGGCTACGGCCTGCTGCGCCTGGGTTTCACCACCGAAGTGCCGTCCGTGCTGCTGCTGCGGCCGGGCACCCCCCGAAGCCACTGA
- a CDS encoding helix-turn-helix transcriptional regulator, which translates to MRTRAPRLIGRDAESAEVGSALERTRAGHGCSFFVVGEPGIGKTRLAADAIGSALDAGMVVLRGRGSTTGPAVPFRPLTEALLSLVRTGDPDLPARLGPYRPVLGRLVPDWADESSRGGESLVVLAEGVLRLTALAGAAGGCLLFIDDLQDADVETLAVLEYLCGNVSGLPTMVLATVRSEPGDALDLAETAARRDEARLLSLTRLSAQEVHELVRGCLDAEPGEVPEEVSRLLFDDSAGNPLVVEELLHELVAGGTLVHDRDGWRLAGQTRAVPQTLVNSIGRRVDRLGPQGSQLLSVAAVLGQRFPLSVVQRVTGLDDHALLSHLRAAVAAQLLSPDDRGADWYSFQHPLAVEGLLTRLTPVDRAKIAGSLADAVAELHPDLPREWCHLAAELRARAGEDRVAGQLYLRAGRRALDGGAPGTAIALLERAEPALTEHGTAAERGDLLETMLYALAESGQFDRARVLAETLRTTTALGDDSRRIEVCVRLAWAAQVAGRWADGDAQVRAARALLGPDATEEQTVQVDAVDAYLTMFGTEPGRVHRGERLARRALEGAERIGRPATACQAWYAVGLAVRERDLRESDACFQKMLDLAAQHDLATWRNYALTGLAGNAWLAEGDTTALDRARAEALRTGGISLALNADAILGLHSVLCGEFRVAAERLDACLAESARMQLTAITRYVLMAKAALAGQQGDRAAMTAVLTEFAGHGGENSPEMPLAQGLAKVFCALLEEDRPAAEAELAAIAAAQAERQSTFYLAGPHGLQLLLDVLAGRAGWADHERVRDSAAGRMRWNRQFVLLAEAVLLGRDGRAEEAVRVRAEASRTAETFRSARVLGLRLVAEAAIADGWGEPGVWLREAEEYFHRAELAAVASACRTLLRRTGAPVAQRRAGSERVPDSLRVLGVTLREFEVYQLLVHRLANKALAERLHISPRTVEKHVASLLVKTASADRSALADHAVRTLRGRH; encoded by the coding sequence ATGCGGACCCGAGCCCCACGACTGATCGGCCGGGACGCGGAGTCCGCGGAAGTGGGGTCGGCCCTGGAGCGGACCCGCGCGGGACACGGCTGTTCGTTCTTCGTCGTCGGTGAACCCGGCATCGGCAAGACCAGGCTCGCGGCCGACGCGATCGGCAGCGCGCTCGACGCCGGGATGGTGGTGCTGCGTGGCCGGGGCAGCACCACCGGCCCCGCGGTGCCGTTCCGCCCGCTGACCGAGGCCCTGCTTTCCCTGGTCCGCACCGGTGATCCCGACCTGCCCGCCCGGCTCGGCCCGTACCGGCCGGTGCTGGGCAGGCTGGTCCCGGACTGGGCGGACGAGAGCTCGCGCGGCGGTGAATCGCTGGTGGTGCTCGCCGAGGGGGTGCTCCGCCTGACCGCGCTGGCCGGCGCGGCGGGCGGTTGCCTGCTGTTCATCGACGATCTCCAGGACGCCGACGTGGAAACGCTGGCGGTGCTGGAGTACCTCTGCGGCAACGTTTCCGGGCTGCCCACCATGGTGCTGGCCACCGTGCGGAGCGAGCCGGGCGACGCGCTCGACCTCGCCGAAACCGCCGCCCGCCGGGACGAGGCGCGGCTGCTGTCGTTGACCAGGCTCAGCGCGCAAGAGGTGCACGAACTGGTCCGCGGCTGCCTCGACGCCGAACCCGGCGAAGTGCCGGAGGAGGTGTCCCGCCTGCTCTTCGACGACAGCGCGGGCAACCCGCTGGTGGTCGAGGAACTGCTCCACGAACTGGTCGCGGGCGGCACGCTGGTGCACGACCGGGACGGCTGGCGGCTGGCCGGGCAGACCCGCGCGGTGCCCCAGACCCTGGTCAACAGCATCGGCAGGCGGGTGGACCGGCTCGGCCCGCAGGGCTCGCAGCTGCTGTCCGTGGCGGCCGTGCTGGGACAGCGGTTCCCGCTCTCGGTGGTGCAGCGCGTGACCGGGCTCGACGACCACGCCCTGCTCAGCCACCTGCGTGCGGCCGTGGCCGCTCAACTGCTCTCGCCGGATGACCGCGGCGCCGACTGGTACAGCTTCCAGCACCCGCTCGCGGTGGAGGGCCTGCTCACCCGGCTCACCCCGGTCGACCGCGCGAAGATCGCCGGTTCCCTGGCCGACGCCGTCGCCGAACTGCATCCCGACCTGCCGCGCGAGTGGTGCCACCTGGCGGCCGAGCTGCGGGCGCGGGCGGGTGAGGACCGCGTCGCGGGGCAGTTGTACCTGCGTGCCGGGCGCCGCGCGCTCGACGGTGGCGCGCCGGGCACGGCGATCGCCCTGCTCGAACGCGCCGAACCGGCCCTGACCGAGCACGGCACCGCGGCCGAACGCGGTGACCTGCTGGAGACGATGCTCTACGCACTGGCGGAGAGCGGGCAGTTCGACCGCGCGAGGGTGCTGGCCGAGACCCTGCGCACCACCACCGCGCTCGGCGACGATTCGCGCCGGATCGAGGTCTGCGTGCGCCTGGCGTGGGCCGCGCAGGTGGCCGGGCGCTGGGCAGACGGCGACGCCCAGGTGCGTGCCGCCCGTGCCCTGCTCGGCCCGGACGCCACCGAGGAGCAGACGGTTCAGGTGGACGCCGTCGACGCCTACCTGACCATGTTCGGCACCGAACCGGGCCGGGTGCACCGCGGGGAACGGCTGGCGCGCCGCGCGCTGGAAGGCGCCGAGCGGATCGGCCGCCCGGCCACCGCCTGCCAGGCCTGGTACGCCGTCGGGCTGGCGGTGCGGGAACGCGATCTGCGTGAGTCCGACGCCTGCTTCCAGAAGATGCTCGACCTGGCCGCCCAGCACGATCTGGCGACCTGGCGGAACTACGCGCTCACCGGCCTGGCCGGGAACGCCTGGCTCGCCGAAGGGGACACCACCGCGCTCGATCGCGCCCGTGCCGAAGCCCTGCGGACCGGCGGGATCAGCCTGGCCCTCAACGCGGACGCCATCCTCGGGCTGCACTCGGTGCTGTGCGGGGAGTTCCGCGTGGCCGCCGAGCGGCTGGACGCCTGCCTGGCCGAATCGGCCCGCATGCAGCTGACCGCGATCACCCGGTACGTGCTGATGGCCAAGGCGGCGCTGGCCGGGCAGCAGGGCGATCGCGCGGCGATGACGGCCGTGCTCACCGAGTTCGCCGGGCACGGCGGGGAGAACTCGCCGGAAATGCCGCTGGCACAGGGGCTGGCCAAGGTCTTCTGCGCGCTCTTGGAGGAGGACCGCCCGGCCGCCGAAGCGGAACTGGCCGCGATCGCCGCCGCCCAGGCCGAGCGGCAGAGCACCTTCTACCTGGCCGGACCCCACGGTCTGCAACTGCTGCTGGACGTGCTCGCCGGGCGCGCGGGGTGGGCGGACCACGAACGGGTCCGGGACAGCGCGGCCGGCCGCATGCGGTGGAACCGCCAGTTCGTGTTGCTGGCCGAGGCCGTGTTGCTGGGCCGGGACGGTCGTGCCGAGGAGGCCGTTCGAGTTCGCGCGGAAGCCTCGCGGACCGCGGAAACCTTCCGTAGTGCGCGGGTGCTGGGCCTGCGGTTGGTGGCCGAAGCCGCCATCGCGGACGGCTGGGGTGAGCCGGGGGTGTGGCTGCGCGAGGCCGAGGAGTACTTCCACCGTGCCGAACTCGCCGCGGTGGCCAGCGCCTGCCGCACCCTGTTGCGCCGCACCGGCGCCCCGGTGGCGCAGCGGCGCGCCGGTTCCGAACGCGTGCCCGACAGCCTCCGCGTGCTGGGGGTGACGCTGCGCGAGTTCGAGGTCTACCAGCTGCTCGTGCACCGCTTGGCCAACAAGGCGCTGGCCGAGCGGCTGCACATTTCCCCGCGCACGGTGGAAAAGCACGTGGCGAGCCTGCTGGTGAAGACCGCCAGCGCGGACCGGTCGGCACTGGCCGACCACGCGGTGCGGACCCTGCGCGGGCGCCACTAG